The Polaribacter tangerinus genome has a segment encoding these proteins:
- a CDS encoding carboxypeptidase-like regulatory domain-containing protein, with the protein MKKILCCLVLLSFGQLSSQNFEKKDIKTIVGVVLYNNNPLPNVLVSNTEKTVLTNNKGFYNITAKSGDFLEYKHAGFRTVSILIEDITATLNIDMEPSFKVPNVNRPEILKLGRSTVGDEYPDFDIITIDKDKLNKEAITLTNAILEKVPLFFSRINNFNEPVIYLKGKELNGPVLWEIDGNIYDLPLPIDLNDIEKILIVNMKSDRCIIKVSTNLNYKKIKGFDVNNYYFTNDEYYNDDATPYEEIKKDTPSYLNAYKNALTINEAITIYKKQYDECKDFTNFHFNVYNFLVKKFNAPIKLLNVLNDFENFSKSNVENLKALAYMYDELNLPTKASEIYKKIANESPNSRQAYRDLANTYLSLKDYKNFWKIYNYYIEKGFEIDQSDIGEIIASEIISAFNKDENNDSTPRKIKIKNPIKNTESDVRLVFEWNTSEAEFSIEFVNTFDQVYTLENSLKINEALIIDQKNRGYNSKEVFIENLDTAPILVNFTYFGNKQYKPTFLKVTRYLNWGKPNEIKKIHVFEFNTKNIKTQLFKLNKKMLD; encoded by the coding sequence ATGAAAAAAATTTTATGTTGCCTTGTACTTTTATCTTTTGGACAATTAAGCTCTCAAAACTTCGAAAAAAAAGATATAAAAACAATAGTTGGAGTTGTCTTATACAACAATAATCCACTACCAAATGTATTGGTTTCAAATACTGAAAAAACAGTTCTAACCAATAACAAAGGTTTCTATAATATTACCGCTAAATCTGGTGACTTTTTAGAATATAAACATGCTGGCTTTAGAACAGTATCTATTCTTATAGAAGATATAACCGCTACATTAAACATAGATATGGAACCTAGTTTTAAAGTTCCTAATGTAAATAGACCAGAAATTTTAAAACTTGGAAGAAGCACTGTTGGAGATGAATATCCTGATTTTGATATCATTACCATTGATAAAGATAAACTTAATAAAGAGGCGATTACACTAACTAATGCAATTTTAGAAAAAGTACCTCTCTTTTTCTCTAGAATCAATAATTTTAACGAACCCGTAATATACCTGAAAGGAAAAGAGTTGAATGGTCCGGTTCTGTGGGAAATTGATGGCAATATCTACGATTTACCTTTACCGATAGATTTAAACGACATAGAAAAGATTTTAATTGTAAACATGAAGTCGGATCGCTGTATTATTAAGGTATCAACTAATTTAAATTACAAAAAAATTAAAGGATTTGATGTAAATAATTATTATTTTACTAATGACGAGTATTATAATGATGATGCCACTCCTTATGAAGAAATTAAAAAAGACACGCCAAGCTATTTAAACGCTTATAAAAACGCTCTTACTATAAATGAAGCCATAACTATTTACAAAAAACAATATGATGAGTGTAAAGATTTTACCAACTTTCACTTTAATGTTTATAATTTCTTAGTCAAAAAATTTAACGCTCCTATTAAATTACTCAATGTTTTAAATGATTTTGAAAATTTTTCTAAAAGCAATGTAGAAAACCTAAAAGCACTTGCTTATATGTACGACGAATTAAACCTACCAACAAAAGCTTCAGAAATTTATAAAAAAATTGCAAATGAAAGTCCAAATAGTAGGCAAGCATACAGAGATTTAGCAAACACCTATTTATCTTTGAAAGATTACAAAAATTTCTGGAAAATATACAATTATTATATAGAAAAAGGATTTGAGATAGACCAAAGTGATATCGGAGAAATTATTGCCTCTGAAATTATTTCTGCCTTTAATAAAGATGAAAATAACGATAGTACTCCAAGAAAAATTAAAATTAAAAATCCTATTAAAAATACCGAAAGTGATGTTCGTTTGGTATTTGAATGGAACACTTCTGAAGCAGAGTTTAGTATTGAATTTGTAAATACTTTCGATCAAGTATACACATTAGAAAACTCATTAAAAATAAATGAAGCTCTAATTATCGATCAAAAAAATAGAGGATATAATTCGAAAGAGGTGTTTATAGAAAATTTAGATACAGCACCCATTTTAGTGAATTTTACTTATTTTGGAAACAAGCAGTATAAACCAACATTTCTTAAAGTAACCCGTTATTTAAATTGGGGCAAACCCAATGAAATAAAAAAAATACATGTTTTTGAATTTAATACGAAGAACATAAAAACACAACTTTTTAAGCTAAATAAAAAAATGCTTGATTAA
- a CDS encoding DUF2834 domain-containing protein: MKRKHIFLGLSILGLCYTWFYNIQYFLTVENASFLNFFKTAESSLPGKSYGADLLVVVLTFFVFLYFESKRLKIKRWWLLIPLTFLVAVAFTFPLFLYIREIVIEKENK, encoded by the coding sequence ATGAAGAGAAAACATATTTTTTTAGGACTGTCAATTTTAGGGCTTTGTTATACGTGGTTTTATAATATTCAATATTTTTTGACAGTTGAAAATGCAAGTTTTTTAAATTTTTTTAAAACTGCAGAATCATCTTTACCAGGTAAATCTTATGGAGCAGATTTGTTGGTAGTTGTGCTAACTTTTTTTGTTTTCTTGTATTTCGAATCGAAAAGATTAAAAATTAAAAGGTGGTGGTTGCTCATACCACTTACTTTTTTAGTTGCAGTAGCTTTTACTTTTCCACTGTTTTTGTATATTCGAGAAATAGTGATAGAAAAAGAAAATAAATAG